Part of the Candidatus Saccharimonadales bacterium genome, TCGAAACCCAACCTTTCTATTCTTCCTCAGGGAACGATCCGGCTTAGTTCGCATATAATGATGCCTAACGAATAGTTAGGAGGGATACGATGAAACAAGAAAATGAATCAAAAGGTTTCAATCAGAAAATAGCTTCAATTGTCACCAATGCGACCGGGAATATGTGGTTCTTTTGGTTATCACTGGCTTTCATACTCGTACTCCGCGTTACTCAGCCACCGACCGCTAGCCAGTTTTTACTCGACGTTGAGAACGACTTACAGCTACTTCTTCTGGCAGCCAACGCGGTCGTCTCCAACAGGCAAACCGCAGCCCTGAGGAAGATCCTCGGCCATATCGATAAAGAGGCTGACAGGATCGAGAGAATGGATAAGAAGGAAGAGGGTCTACTCGAAAGCAGGTAGACCTCAACTCTTGTTGGAGGTAGGTTTTTTGAGGTGCCGACCAGTATATATCGTGCCGACGATTATGAAATTAGACACAAACAAAACAAATGGGTAGAGCATGAGCGTGTAGTCGAGTCTCCCGACCGAAATAACTGCGAGTATACTTGCTAGACCGTCAAGCACCCAGACTGTGTACGTTTCAGTCCATGGATGGTCGTAAGTCTTTAGGATCGTCAGTATAGATCCTACCGTATCGACTGCGATCGTAACGATTAAGGCATAAAGCGCATTACCCGTAAGGTACCAGAGCGCCAACCCGATGGCTGCCGTCAAGAGCCCTATGATATCCCGCCGCGCCAACCCACCTATACCTCGCTTGATCGAAAGTGAGAAGATCAGACCTGTGGTGAGAAAGTTAAAACCCGTAAACCAAAGTGACTGGGTCGCTCCTTTGTTAAGCTGAGCAAAGAACGCAATCAGCGACAAGACACTCCAAATAAGCCACGTAGCCCGTTCGGGGCGAGCTTTACTTCTCAGAATGTCACGAATATACGGAATGTAGCCGACACAGGATAGCACTCCGGAAGCTATGCCAATCACTTCAAACATTAGCTAACTATATCAAATAAATAATAGTTGACATAACATACTACCTTGCATAACATAGTAGTCATATGAACGAATCTTTCTCCAGCGACTACGCCCGCCAGCTGATGACCCAGATGCGAAAGGGTATTCTCGTCTACTGCGTCCTTCTCATCTGCTCAAAAGGCGACGTCTACAGTACTGACATCATCAAGCGGCTACGTGAGGCCAAACTGATCGTCGTTGAAGGAACCATCTATCCCCTCTTAAGCCGTCTGCAAAAGGATGGCGTCTTAGTGCATGTGTGGAAAGAGTCCGTGAAAGGACCTCCTCGCAAGTACTACCACCTAAGCGAGGACGGGAAGGCAATTTTAGAGGAATTAAAAGTGAGCAGCGGTCAAATGCAGTCGGCAATTGACGCAATCGAAAAGGAGCAGTCATGGACAAAATCGATAAAATCCATATAGGTAGAGTACCCTACAGCATCGAGGCCAAAGCGGAGGCTGAACTCAATAAATATCTTGCAGCCATTCGTAATCATCTTGACGAAGATATGGCCGACGAAGTAGTGCAGGACATCGAGTCCCGTATCCCGGAGCTTCTTGCTCAGCGACACATCAAGCAAGGTGATGTCGTTACCCACAAAGACATCCTGGCCCTGAAAGAGCAGCTCGGTGAACCTGAGCAGTTCTCAAGCGATGAACACTCCGGCGCTGAGGTCAACACCAAGAAGCTCTTTCGTGACCCAGATAACGCTATCTTATG contains:
- a CDS encoding PadR family transcriptional regulator, whose product is MNESFSSDYARQLMTQMRKGILVYCVLLICSKGDVYSTDIIKRLREAKLIVVEGTIYPLLSRLQKDGVLVHVWKESVKGPPRKYYHLSEDGKAILEELKVSSGQMQSAIDAIEKEQSWTKSIKSI